From the genome of Spinacia oleracea cultivar Varoflay chromosome 2, BTI_SOV_V1, whole genome shotgun sequence, one region includes:
- the LOC110804859 gene encoding pentatricopeptide repeat-containing protein At5g55740, chloroplastic: MASLSISPPLNLLNSIHFKPRNPSVSPKLKTTHFPEIDKRFCFTEFSSLSRNGQIQEAVHLLCQIPNNAGQIGPEFYVELLQGCANETELFLSQQIHGLIIKKGDVFARNEYIQTRLVVCYAKCDELECTYRMFSRLVVKNIFSWTAIIGLNSRMKLNEQALLCYSEILENGICPDNFVIPNALKACGANQWLGFGRGIHGYVIKMSFEGCVYVASSLVDMYGKCGVLEDAKVVFDEMSERNSVVWNSMIVGYVQNGMCEEAIRLFDEMRVEGVEPTRVTVSSFLSAAANLGAVEEGRQGHALAVLYGLELGNVMGSSLINFYSKIGWVEDASLVFSGMVEKDAVTWNLLISCYVQHGLAEDAVNMCHFMRLQGLRIDCVTMASLFSACSDIGDIKLGREGHCYCIRNNLDSDMVVATSMVNMYAKSKEIDYARRVFDSSLEKDLVLWNALLAAYAELGLSGKALELFYQMQLQGLQPNVITWNSILLALLRNRLVDEAKNMFSQMCAFSVEPNVVTWTTLIRGLAQNGVAFEAMLYFQQMQESGVQPNSMSLTGVLSACIDMTSLILGKSIHGYVIRRNHEFSTEILTSLADMYAKCGGIANARKVFNITSKG, translated from the coding sequence ATGGCTTCTCTATCAATTAGCCCACCATTAAAcctccttaattcaattcactttAAACCCAGAAATCCTTCAGTTTCTCCCAAATTAAAAACAACCCATTTTCCAGAAATTGATAAAAGATTTTGTTTCACAgaattctcttctctttccaGAAATGGGCAAATTCAAGAAGCTGTTCATCTTCTTTGTCAAATCCCCAACAATGCCGGCCAAATTGGCCCCGAATTTTACGTTGAGTTACTGCAAGGATGTGCTAATGAAACAGAACTTTTTCTCAGTCAGCAAATTCATGGCCTAATCATCAAAAAAGGTGATGTTTTTGCCAGAAATGAATACATTCAGACTAGGTTAGTCGTTTGTTATGCAAAATGTGATGAATTAGAGTGTACTTATCGTATGTTTAGCAGATTAGTTGTAAAGAATATATTTTCATGGACTGCTATTATTGGGTTGAATTCTAggatgaaattgaatgagcagGCTTTACTTTGTTACTCTGAAATTCTTGAAAATGGGATTTGTCCCGATAATTTTGTGATTCCCAATGCATTGAAGGCATGTGGTGCGAATCAGTGGCTAGGGTTTGGCAGAGGAATTCATGGGTATGTAATTAAGATGAGTTTTGAAGGGTGTGTGTATGTTGCGAGTAGTTTGGTTGATATGTACGGGAAATGTGGGGTGCTTGAAGATGCAAAGGTGGTGTTTGATGAAATGTCTGAGAGAAATTCTGTGGTTTGGAATTCAATGATTGTGGGTTATGTACAAAATGGGATGTGTGAAGAAGCAATTCGGTTGTTTGATGAGATGAGAGTTGAAGGGGTTGAACCAACTAGAGTCACTGTATCGAGTTTTCTGTCAGCAGCGGCAAATTTAGGAGCCGTTGAAGAAGGTAGGCAAGGGCATGCGCTTGCGGTTTTATATGGTTTAGAGTTAGGTAATGTTATGGGAAGTTCAttgattaacttttactctAAGATTGGTTGGGTTGAAGATGCTTCACTAGTATTCTCAGGGATGGTGGAGAAGGATGCAGTTACGTGGAATTTGCTGATTTCTTGCTATGTTCAGCATGGTTTAGCTGAAGATGCTGTAAATATGTGTCATTTTATGAGATTACAAGGGTTGCGGATTGATTGTGTGACTATGGCTTCTTTGTTTTCTGCTTGTTCTGATATAGGTGACATTAAACTTGGTAGGGAGGGGCATTGCTACTGTATTCGAAATAACCTTGATTCTGATATGGTTGTTGCAACTAGTATGGTTAATATGTATGCCAAAAGTAAGGAAATAGATTATGCAAGGCGGGTGTTTGACTCTTCGTTAGAGAAGGATCTTGTACTATGGAATGCGCTCTTAGCTGCTTATGCTGAACTTGGGTTAAGTGGCAAAGCCCTAGAGTTGTTTTATCAGATGCAGCTACAGGGTTTGCAACCAAATGTGATAACTTGGAACTCCATACTTCTTGCACTCTTAAGGAATCGATTGGTGGATGAAGCAAAAAATATGTTCTCTCAAATGTGCGCCTTTAGTGTTGAACCTAATGTAGTAACTTGGACTACTCTTATAAGGGGATTAGCTCAAAATGGGGTGGCCTTTGAGGCAATGCTGTACTTTCAACAAATGCAAGAATCAGGAGTACAGCCTAATTCCATGAGTCTAACTGGCGTGCTTTCAGCTTGTATAGATATGACATCCTTGATTCTTGGAAAATCAATTCATGG